In Populus alba chromosome 9, ASM523922v2, whole genome shotgun sequence, a genomic segment contains:
- the LOC118032332 gene encoding uncharacterized protein, producing the protein MARLNDDVTSVSIHEYGVSLDDRKSKVQCKFCDKVVSGFYRLKFHIGGVRGDVAPCDAAPLNVREQFRRQVLEAKGKILAQESEHPRNDQSAAAVNAWTGGLLVEREGESQTSVSNEVAEYFLETGINGKLSDPPRFQGMFGGTNSDELEFEVLEEKLKDVQEKVETIRKTWASSGCTILMDEWVDGNDRCLINFLVDCPDGLVYLRSADITDITGNTAALQNLLDGVIEEVGQQNVVQVMTCSITSWMFPVIKQIRKSHMHIFWAVSASDCMGLMLEKIAAVNDIRRVLDEATGLVRFVHNNAAVLKMFRDFTGSERENLIKPSKMRSAIPFLILESILSYKDELKEMFTSLEWKSCFWSKKVEGQEAAGLVKSSSFWKRAGMASKATTALIRVVDKIGVDNKPSIGFIYETMDQIKEAIQYQFRDSKSGHIPLWKLIDEIWDGFLHSPLHAAAYYLNPTFFYNRNFHLDTEVSSGLQCSVIRMENDQRIQYLINKQAAQYCRADGDFENGYAEDEINNAHPDLWWSVYGNRCPELQKLAIRILSQTCDGSGRYSLDRSVAEKLVCKEQNQHEQHRLRDQMFVRYNLQLVGANRKKRNAGGDIDSGGRLQVNDLRRLFAPERRQAADFCLPVGYSKNILQFIAV; encoded by the exons ATGGCACGATTAAACGATGACGTCACCTCCGTCAGCATCCATGAGTATGGCGTCTCATTGGATGACAGAAAGAGTAAAGTTCAATGCAAGTTCTGCGACAAGGTGGTGAGTGGATTTTATCGACTAAAGTTCCACATAGGAGGTGTTAGGGGCGATGTTGCTCCTTGTGATGCTGCTCCCCTTAATGTCAGGGAGCAATTCAGGAGGCAAGTTCTTGAAGCGAAAGGCAAAATTCTCGCTCAAGAGTCAGAACATCCTAGGAATGATCAAAGTGCAGCGGCAGTAAATGCATGGACAGGAGGGTTGCTGGtagaaagagaaggagaatCACAAACCTCGGTTTCAAACGAAGTTGCCGAATACTTCCTCGAAACGGGGATCAATGGAAAGCTTTCGGATCCGCCAAGGTTTCAGGGGATGTTCGGTGGAACCAATTCTGATGAACTTGAATTTGAGGTACTAGAAGAAAAGTTAAAGGACGTGCAGGAAAAGGTGGaaacaattagaaaaacatGGGCTTCCAGTGGCTGTACCATTCTGATGGATGAATGGGTAGATGGAAATGATCGATGCTTGATCAATTTCCTGGTAGATTGCCCGGATGGTCTTGTTTATCTGCGGTCAGCTGATATTACAGATATAACTGGCAACACTGCTGCCTTGCAGAACTTATTAGATGGTGTTATTGAGGAGGTTGGGCAACAAAATGTTGTTCAGGTCATGACTTGTTCCATAACAAGCTGGATGTTTCCGGTTATCAAGCAGATTAGGAAGAGTCACATGCACATTTTCTGGGCCGTAAGTGCATCAGATTGCATGGGTCTCATGCTAGAGAAGATCGCTGCTGTAAATGACATTAGAAGGGTGTTGGATGAGGCAACAGGCCTTGTCAGGTTTGTTCACAACAATGCAGCAGTTCTAAAGATGTTTAGAGACTTCACAGGCTCTGAAAGGGAGAACCTTATCAAGCCTTCAAAGATGAGGTCGGCAATTCCCTTTTTGATCCTGGAGAGCATCCTCTCCTACAAAGATGAACTGAAAGAAATGTTCACTTCATTAGAGTGGAAATCTTGTTTTTGGTCAAAGAAAGTGGAAGGCCAGGAGGCAGCTGGTTTGGTGAAGAGTTCTTCTTTTTGGAAGAGAGCAGGAATGGCATCGAAGGCAACAACCGCACTCATCCGTGTTGTTGACAAGATCGGTGTCGATAATAAGCCCTCGATTGGCTTCATATATGAAACAATGGATCAGATAAAGGAGGCAATACAGTATCAGTTCAGAGATAGTAAGTCCGGACACATTCCGCTGTGGAAATTGATTGACGAAATATGGGATGGTTTTCTTCATAGCCCTCTCCATGCTGCTGCTTACTACCTAAATCCCACCTTTTTTTACAATAGAAATTTCCATCTGGACACTGAAGTCTCGAGTGGACTTCAATGCTCCGTTATTCGGATGGAAAACGATCAGCGTATTCAATACCTTATTAATAAACAGGCAGCCCAGTACTGCCGGGCCGATGGCGATTTCGAGAACGGATACGCTGAAGATGAAATAAACAATGCTCATCCAG ACCTGTGGTGGTCGGTCTATGGTAATCGCTGCCCCGAGTTGCAGAAACTCGCCATTCGTATCTTGAGCCAGACTTGTGACGGGTCTGGCAGATACAGCCTAGACAGGAGTGTGGCGGAGAAGTTGGTATGTAAAGAGCAGAATCAACATGAACAACATCGTCTCCGAGATCAGATGTTCGTTCGGTACAATCTGCAACTCGTAGGAGCcaacagaaagaaaagaaacgcgGGGGGCGATATTGATAGCGGAG GGAGGCTCCAGGTAAATGATCTTAGAAGATTGTTTGCCCCTGAAAGAAGACAAGCTGCAGATTTTTGCCTTCCTGTAGGCTACAGCAAAAACATTTTACAGTTCATAGCAGTTTAA
- the LOC118032413 gene encoding kinesin-like protein KIN-12E isoform X1 encodes MPFLLDTASAIKRRFGFQDQSVSESVPCTPDLLKSVSRDHHLASTQSVFATSAVRRISDMDDDDHGGATGSEVAAPRHAQSFEFSEDPSFWKDHNVQVIIRLRPLSGSEISVQGHSKCVRQESCQTITWTGHPESRFTFDLVADETVTQEKMFKVAGLPMVDNCMGGYNSCMFAYGQTGSGKTHTMLGDIEGGTRRHSVNCGMTPRVFEYLFSRIQKEKEARKEEKIKFTCKCSFLEIYNEQILDLLDPSSSNLQIREDVKKGIYVDNLKEIEVASARDVLQQLIQGAANRKVATTNMNHASSRSHSVFTCIIESKWESQGVTHHRFARLNLVDLAGSERQKSSGAEGERLKEATNINKSLSTLGLVIMNLVSISNGKSLHVPYRDSKLTFLLQDSLGGNSKTIIIANISPSLCCSLETLSTLKFAQRAKFIKNNAIINEDASGDVIVMRMQIQQLKKEVSRLRSLVNEGVENLDNDTSSLSFLGSPGQFKWEGLHGSSSPLMPEKRMSQKKDYEVALIGAFRRENDKDIALKALKAENQAAMQLAKQREDEIKSLKMILRFREAGVKRLEAVAAGKISAETHLLKEKEEHLKEIEVWRTQVDRNQEVTRFATENLRLKEEIRRLKSFCEEGEREMMNEQIMVLQNKLLEALDWKLMHETDSLAVQKTNLDMDTEVQDDLPILIQEPRSPCQSSINEENEFLRIQTIQNQAEIDLLHKQLEFCFEEKDRLERHVNDLMMKLEEERSYRATDESTQQLELPLSTDASVVNASDQVELKTMVDAIAAASQREAEAHEKAIILFTENNELQLKLETFIVANEELQSKLKALIEEKNSLIEMYERAASKSSYNNVNDSESEQNGMEVRDDDNSAERGQNGLEVHNIDSASELANISEQEMKTVENLEQQRMELHEENEKLMGLYEIAMHERDELRRRLSSYEQNRVESRGERHCPEKHVEVDGEKCLQSCAPPIYPGTKVSMEEIRARLLNAEQAFVDFDEVLREIEATEEGLQLKQEEFRSLELLSSEMQDKKALADKKLSALRYSLSNFSSSVAYFEQREVRAKARVNASVSYFRKKKEELARLQVCKADTEANLGRIQQSEIELRNILAVLKSKLEEKNQRQESEKVLFAIDNVEKVDTSQRNWQLGGKATELLKSEEEKTRLQSEMKVSREKLGLVKREFEDLSKGLDKIESEILAVQIDVQKGSKSVEEMELALQTVIHEKETLLEITENGMSEIQSMILEYQQCVFDTDLKEAELKTLEEELQLEFRRIEELRKVRAAASEKMTRLLQNTSSHSCFAEMMED; translated from the exons ATGCCTTTCTTACTGGATACCGCGAGCGCGATTAAGAGGCGGTTCGGGTTCCAAGACCAGTCCGTCTCGGAATCCGTGCCGTGCACGCCAGATCTACTGAAATCTGTCTCTCGAGATCATCACCTTGCTTCCACCCAATCTGTATTTGCCACGTCAGCAGTCCGGAGAATTAGTGAcatggatgatgatgatcaCGGTGGCGCTACAGGCTCAGAGGTGGCCGCGCCGCGTCATGCACAGAGCTTTGAGTTCTCCGAGGATCCTTCCTTCTGGAAGGACCATAACGTGCAg gttATTATAAGGTTAAGACCATTGAGTGGTTCGGAAATCTCTGTACAAGGGCATAGCAAGTGCGTTAGGCAAGAAAGTTGTCAGACAATTACCTGGACTGGCCATCCAGAGTCGCGGTTTACTTTCGATCTTGTAGCGGATGAAACTGTTACTCAG GAAAAAATGTTCAAAGTTGCTGGATTACCTATGGTGGACAATTGTATGGGAGGCTACAACAGTTGCATGTTTGCGTATGGCCAA ACTGGAAGTGGAAAGACTCATACAATGCTTGGAGACATCGAGGGAGGTACTCGAAGACACAGTGTTAATTGTGGAATGACACCTAGAGTATTTGAGTATTTGTTTTCAAGAATCCAAAAG GAAAAAGAGGCTCGTAAAgaggaaaagataaaatttaccTGTAAATGCTCTTTCTTGGAAATATACAACGAACAGATTCTTGATCTCCTGGATCCATCATCTTCCAACTTACAG ATAAGAGAAGATGTGAAGAAAGGGATTTATGTGGATAATCTTAAGGAGATAGAAGTTGCAAGTGCTCGAGATGTGCTTCAACAACTAATTCAG GGCGCAGCAAATAGAAAAGTAGCAACCACTAATATGAATCATGCAAGTAGTCGTTCTCATAGTGTATTTACATGCATCATTGAGAGTAAG TGGGAATCCCAAGGTGTAACTCACCATCGGTTTGCTCGGCTTAATCTTGTTGATTTAGCAGGATCTGAGAG GCAGAAGAGTTCTGGTGCTGAAGGTGAACGTCTCAAGGAAGCTACCAATATTAATAAGTCACTTTCAACATTGGG ACTTGTTATTATGAATCTTGTAAGTATATCAAATGGGAAGTCTCTTCATGTTCCTTACAGGGATTCAAAGCTCACATTTTTGCTTCAG GATTCTCTAGGAGGAAATTCAAAAACTATCATAATTGCTAATATTAGCCCATCTCTTTG TTGTTCTTTGGAGACGCTTAGCACATTGAAGTTTGCACAACGTgcaaaattcatcaaaaacaaT GCAATTATCAATGAAGATGCATCGGGAGATGTTATTGTGATGCGAATGCAAATTCAACAACTTAAG AAAGAAGTGTCCAGACTTCGTAGTTTAGTCAATGAGGGTGTTGAAAATCTAGATAACGATACTTCATCCTTAAGCTTTCTTGGATCTCCTGGACAATTTAAGTGGGAAGGGCTTCATGGTTCATCTAGTCCGCTTATGCCTGAAAAAAGGATGTCTCAG AAGAAAGATTATGAAGTTGCCCTTATTGGGGCCTTCAGGAGAGAAAACGATAAGGACATAGCATTGAAGGCATTAAAAGCTGAAAATCAAGCAGCTATGCAACTG GCCAAACAAAGAGAGGATGAgataaaaagcttaaaaatgATACTACGATTCCGAGAAGCTGGAGTAAAGAGGCTAGAAGCAGTTGCTGCAGGAAAGATTTCGGCTGAAACACACTTgttgaaagaaaaggaggaacaTCTCAAGGAAATTGAAGTTTGGCGAACCCAGGTTGATCGCAACCAAGAAGTCACAAGATTTGCCACAGAAAATTTGCGTCTgaaggaagaaattagaag ATTAAAGTCATTCTGCGAGGAAGGTGAAAGGGAGATGATGAATGAACAAATCATGGTCTTACAGAATAAG TTACTAGAAGCACTAGATTGGAAACTTATGCATGAAACGGATTCCTTGGCAGTTCAG AAAACTAACTTAGACATGGACACAGAAGTTCAGGATGATCTACCGATTTTAATTCAG GAACCAAGATCACCTTGTCAATCTTCAATTAATGAGGAGAACGAGTTCCTACGCATACAG ACTATTCAAAACCAGGCTGAAATTGACTTGCTCCATAAGCAGTTGGAGTTCTGTTTTGAAGAGAAGGATAGACTAGAAAG GCATGTCAATGATCTCATGATGAAACTTGAAGAAGAGAGATCTTATAGAGCTACAGACGAGAGCACACAGCAACTTGAACTTCCTTTATCAACTGATGCATCGGTTGTCAATGCCAGTGACCAAGTGGAGCTCAAAACAATGGTTGATGCCATTGCTGCAGCAAGTCAACGAGAAGCTGAAGCTCATGAAAAAGCTATTATATTGTTTACGGAGAATAATGAGCTGCAGTTGAAGCTTGAAACATTTATTGTGGCAAATGAAGAGCTACAGTCAAAACTCAAAGCATTGATTGAGGAAAAAAACAGTCTCATTGAAATGTATGAACGGGCAGCTTCAAAAAGTAGCTACAACAATGTGAACGATTCTGAGAGTGAACAAAATGGCATGGAGGTTCGTGATGATGATAATAGTGCTGAGAGGGGACAAAATGGCTTGGAAGTTCATAATATTGATAGTGCTTCTGAACTTGCCAACATAAGTGAGCAAGAGATGAAAACAGTTGAGAACCTAGAGCAGCAGCGTATGGAATtgcatgaagaaaatgaaaagctgATGGGTTTGTATGAGATAGCTATGCATGAGAGGGATGAACTGAGAAGAAGGCTTTCTTCTTATGAACAGAACAGAGTTGAATCTAGAGGAGAACGTCATTGCCCAGAAAAACACGTGGAAGTTGATGGAGAGAAATGTCTTCAGTCTTGCGCTCCTCCTATTTACCCTGGTACAAAAGTTTCAATGGAGGAAATCCGTGCCCGTTTATTGAATGCGGAGCAAGCTTTTGTTGACTTTGATGAAGTTTTGAGAGAAATTGAAGCAACAGAAGAAGGGCTTCAGCTAAAGCAGGAAGAGTTTAGATCCCTTGAGCTACTTTCTTCTGAAATGCAAGATAAAAAAGCTCTTGCAGATAAGAAGTTATCGGCACTGAGATATTCTCTATCGAATTTTTCTTCATCGGTCGCTTACTTTGAACAGCGAGAAGTTAGAGCAAAGGCAAGGGTAAATGCTTCAGTGTCTTATTttaggaaaaagaaagaggagttGGCTCGTCTTCAAGTTTGCAAAGCAGACACTGAGGCTAACCTGGGAAGGATCCAACAATCTGAAATTGAATTGAGAAACATCCTAGCTGTTTTGAAATCCAAACTCGAGGAGAAGAATCAGAGACAGGAGAGTGAAAAGGTTCTTTTTGCCATTGATAACGTCGAGAAAGTAGACACCTCACAGAGAAATTGGCAATTAGGTGGGAAAGCTACAGAGTTACTGAAGTCCGAGGAAGAGAAAACCAGGCTACAAAGTGAGATGAAGGTGTCCCGAGAAAAGCTTGGTCTTGTAAAAAGAGAATTTGAGGATTTGAGTAAAGGATTGGATAAGATAGAGAGTGAAATACTAGCTGTTCAGATTGATGTACAAAAAGGATCAAAATCCGTGGAGGAAATGGAACTTGCACTTCAAACTGTAATCCATGAGAAGGAAACTCTCCTAGAAATCACCGAGAATGGAATGTCTGAAATTCAGAGTATGATTCTTGAATACCAGCAATGTGTCTTTGATACAGATCTCAAGGAGGCAGAGTTGAAGACGCTGGAAGAAGAATTACAGCTGGAGTTCAGAAGAATCGAAGAGTTAAGAAAAGTGCGGGCAGCTGCTTCTGAGAAGATGACCAGGCTGTTGCAAAACACGAGCTCCCATTCTTGCTTCGCTGAAATGATGGAAGACTAG
- the LOC118032414 gene encoding strigolactones hydrolase CXE15, which translates to MSNITTGAAAAEQPYEVDECRGVLRVYSDGTIWRSSEPSFKVPVHDDGSVIWKDAFFDSTHDLHLRLYKPASPSSTKLPIFYYIHGGGFCIGSRAWPNCQNYCFKLALDLQAVIISPDYRLAPENRLPAAIEDGYMAVKWLQAQAMSEEPDTWLTDVADFSKVFISGDSAGGNIAHNLTVRLGAGSPELAPVLVRGYVLLAPFFGGTVKSKSEAEGPKEAFLNWDLIDRFWRLSLPIGDTTDHPLVNPFGPQSRSLEPLELDPILVVMGGSDLLKDRAKDYAEILQECGKDIQYVEFEGQQHGFFTINPNSEPATKLMQIIKTFIVEKST; encoded by the exons ATGTCCAACATAACTACCGGTGCCGCCGCTGCTGAGCAGCCATATGAGGTTGATGAATGCCGTGGAGTCCTTCGCGTGTACAGTGATGGCACAATCTGGCGTTCTTCTGAACCAAGCTTCAAAGTTCCTGTCCATGATGATGGTTCTGTTATCTGGAAAGATGCTTTCTTTGACTCCACGCATGATCTCCACCTCCGTCTCTACAAACCAGCTTCCCCCTCTTCCACAAAGCTCCCTATCTTCTACTACATCCATGGTGGTGGCTTTTGCATTGGCTCCCGTGCTTGGCCTAACTGCCAGAATTACTGCTTTAAGCTTGCCTTGGACCTCCAAGCTGTGATAATTTCGCCTGACTATCGCCTGGCCCCAGAGAACCGGCTCCCAGCTGCCATTGAGGATGGTTACATGGCCGTGAAATGGCTCCAAGCACAAGCTATGTCTGAAGAGCCGGACACCTGGTTGACCGATGTTGCTGATTTCAGCAAGGTGTTCATTTCTGGTGACTCAGCTGGTGGGAACATTGCTCATAACCTGACAGTTCGGTTAGGAGCTGGCTCACCAGAGTTGGCTCCGGTTCTTGTTAGGGGTTATGTTCTTTTGGCACCCTTTTTTGGTGGGACAGTGAAGAGTAAATCAGAGGCCGAGGGACCGAAAGAAGCATTCCTGAATTGGGACCTTATAGACAG GTTTTGGAGGCTGTCTCTTCCCATAGGAGATACAACTGATCATCCACTGGTGAACCCATTTGGGCCACAAAGCCGGAGTCTTGAACCACTGGAACTTGATCCAATCCTGGTAGTAATGGGAGGTAGTGATCTGCTCAAAGATCGAGCCAAGGATTATGCAGAGATACTCCAAGAATGCGGAAAAGATATCCAGTATGTTGAGTTTGAAGGACAGCAACATGGGTTCTTTACCATTAACCCTAACTCCGAACCAGCTACTAAACTGATGCAAATCATCAAAACTTTCATTGTTGAAAAATCCACCTAG
- the LOC118032413 gene encoding kinesin-like protein KIN-12E isoform X2 yields the protein MPFLLDTASAIKRRFGFQDQSVSESVPCTPDLLKSVSRDHHLASTQSVFATSAVRRISDMDDDDHGGATGSEVAAPRHAQSFEFSEDPSFWKDHNVQVIIRLRPLSGSEISVQGHSKCVRQESCQTITWTGHPESRFTFDLVADETVTQEKMFKVAGLPMVDNCMGGYNSCMFAYGQTGSGKTHTMLGDIEGGTRRHSVNCGMTPRVFEYLFSRIQKEKEARKEEKIKFTCKCSFLEIYNEQILDLLDPSSSNLQIREDVKKGIYVDNLKEIEVASARDVLQQLIQGAANRKVATTNMNHASSRSHSVFTCIIESKWESQGVTHHRFARLNLVDLAGSERQKSSGAEGERLKEATNINKSLSTLGLVIMNLVSISNGKSLHVPYRDSKLTFLLQDSLGGNSKTIIIANISPSLCCSLETLSTLKFAQRAKFIKNNAIINEDASGDVIVMRMQIQQLKKEVSRLRSLVNEGVENLDNDTSSLSFLGSPGQFKWEGLHGSSSPLMPEKRMSQKDYEVALIGAFRRENDKDIALKALKAENQAAMQLAKQREDEIKSLKMILRFREAGVKRLEAVAAGKISAETHLLKEKEEHLKEIEVWRTQVDRNQEVTRFATENLRLKEEIRRLKSFCEEGEREMMNEQIMVLQNKLLEALDWKLMHETDSLAVQKTNLDMDTEVQDDLPILIQEPRSPCQSSINEENEFLRIQTIQNQAEIDLLHKQLEFCFEEKDRLERHVNDLMMKLEEERSYRATDESTQQLELPLSTDASVVNASDQVELKTMVDAIAAASQREAEAHEKAIILFTENNELQLKLETFIVANEELQSKLKALIEEKNSLIEMYERAASKSSYNNVNDSESEQNGMEVRDDDNSAERGQNGLEVHNIDSASELANISEQEMKTVENLEQQRMELHEENEKLMGLYEIAMHERDELRRRLSSYEQNRVESRGERHCPEKHVEVDGEKCLQSCAPPIYPGTKVSMEEIRARLLNAEQAFVDFDEVLREIEATEEGLQLKQEEFRSLELLSSEMQDKKALADKKLSALRYSLSNFSSSVAYFEQREVRAKARVNASVSYFRKKKEELARLQVCKADTEANLGRIQQSEIELRNILAVLKSKLEEKNQRQESEKVLFAIDNVEKVDTSQRNWQLGGKATELLKSEEEKTRLQSEMKVSREKLGLVKREFEDLSKGLDKIESEILAVQIDVQKGSKSVEEMELALQTVIHEKETLLEITENGMSEIQSMILEYQQCVFDTDLKEAELKTLEEELQLEFRRIEELRKVRAAASEKMTRLLQNTSSHSCFAEMMED from the exons ATGCCTTTCTTACTGGATACCGCGAGCGCGATTAAGAGGCGGTTCGGGTTCCAAGACCAGTCCGTCTCGGAATCCGTGCCGTGCACGCCAGATCTACTGAAATCTGTCTCTCGAGATCATCACCTTGCTTCCACCCAATCTGTATTTGCCACGTCAGCAGTCCGGAGAATTAGTGAcatggatgatgatgatcaCGGTGGCGCTACAGGCTCAGAGGTGGCCGCGCCGCGTCATGCACAGAGCTTTGAGTTCTCCGAGGATCCTTCCTTCTGGAAGGACCATAACGTGCAg gttATTATAAGGTTAAGACCATTGAGTGGTTCGGAAATCTCTGTACAAGGGCATAGCAAGTGCGTTAGGCAAGAAAGTTGTCAGACAATTACCTGGACTGGCCATCCAGAGTCGCGGTTTACTTTCGATCTTGTAGCGGATGAAACTGTTACTCAG GAAAAAATGTTCAAAGTTGCTGGATTACCTATGGTGGACAATTGTATGGGAGGCTACAACAGTTGCATGTTTGCGTATGGCCAA ACTGGAAGTGGAAAGACTCATACAATGCTTGGAGACATCGAGGGAGGTACTCGAAGACACAGTGTTAATTGTGGAATGACACCTAGAGTATTTGAGTATTTGTTTTCAAGAATCCAAAAG GAAAAAGAGGCTCGTAAAgaggaaaagataaaatttaccTGTAAATGCTCTTTCTTGGAAATATACAACGAACAGATTCTTGATCTCCTGGATCCATCATCTTCCAACTTACAG ATAAGAGAAGATGTGAAGAAAGGGATTTATGTGGATAATCTTAAGGAGATAGAAGTTGCAAGTGCTCGAGATGTGCTTCAACAACTAATTCAG GGCGCAGCAAATAGAAAAGTAGCAACCACTAATATGAATCATGCAAGTAGTCGTTCTCATAGTGTATTTACATGCATCATTGAGAGTAAG TGGGAATCCCAAGGTGTAACTCACCATCGGTTTGCTCGGCTTAATCTTGTTGATTTAGCAGGATCTGAGAG GCAGAAGAGTTCTGGTGCTGAAGGTGAACGTCTCAAGGAAGCTACCAATATTAATAAGTCACTTTCAACATTGGG ACTTGTTATTATGAATCTTGTAAGTATATCAAATGGGAAGTCTCTTCATGTTCCTTACAGGGATTCAAAGCTCACATTTTTGCTTCAG GATTCTCTAGGAGGAAATTCAAAAACTATCATAATTGCTAATATTAGCCCATCTCTTTG TTGTTCTTTGGAGACGCTTAGCACATTGAAGTTTGCACAACGTgcaaaattcatcaaaaacaaT GCAATTATCAATGAAGATGCATCGGGAGATGTTATTGTGATGCGAATGCAAATTCAACAACTTAAG AAAGAAGTGTCCAGACTTCGTAGTTTAGTCAATGAGGGTGTTGAAAATCTAGATAACGATACTTCATCCTTAAGCTTTCTTGGATCTCCTGGACAATTTAAGTGGGAAGGGCTTCATGGTTCATCTAGTCCGCTTATGCCTGAAAAAAGGATGTCTCAG AAAGATTATGAAGTTGCCCTTATTGGGGCCTTCAGGAGAGAAAACGATAAGGACATAGCATTGAAGGCATTAAAAGCTGAAAATCAAGCAGCTATGCAACTG GCCAAACAAAGAGAGGATGAgataaaaagcttaaaaatgATACTACGATTCCGAGAAGCTGGAGTAAAGAGGCTAGAAGCAGTTGCTGCAGGAAAGATTTCGGCTGAAACACACTTgttgaaagaaaaggaggaacaTCTCAAGGAAATTGAAGTTTGGCGAACCCAGGTTGATCGCAACCAAGAAGTCACAAGATTTGCCACAGAAAATTTGCGTCTgaaggaagaaattagaag ATTAAAGTCATTCTGCGAGGAAGGTGAAAGGGAGATGATGAATGAACAAATCATGGTCTTACAGAATAAG TTACTAGAAGCACTAGATTGGAAACTTATGCATGAAACGGATTCCTTGGCAGTTCAG AAAACTAACTTAGACATGGACACAGAAGTTCAGGATGATCTACCGATTTTAATTCAG GAACCAAGATCACCTTGTCAATCTTCAATTAATGAGGAGAACGAGTTCCTACGCATACAG ACTATTCAAAACCAGGCTGAAATTGACTTGCTCCATAAGCAGTTGGAGTTCTGTTTTGAAGAGAAGGATAGACTAGAAAG GCATGTCAATGATCTCATGATGAAACTTGAAGAAGAGAGATCTTATAGAGCTACAGACGAGAGCACACAGCAACTTGAACTTCCTTTATCAACTGATGCATCGGTTGTCAATGCCAGTGACCAAGTGGAGCTCAAAACAATGGTTGATGCCATTGCTGCAGCAAGTCAACGAGAAGCTGAAGCTCATGAAAAAGCTATTATATTGTTTACGGAGAATAATGAGCTGCAGTTGAAGCTTGAAACATTTATTGTGGCAAATGAAGAGCTACAGTCAAAACTCAAAGCATTGATTGAGGAAAAAAACAGTCTCATTGAAATGTATGAACGGGCAGCTTCAAAAAGTAGCTACAACAATGTGAACGATTCTGAGAGTGAACAAAATGGCATGGAGGTTCGTGATGATGATAATAGTGCTGAGAGGGGACAAAATGGCTTGGAAGTTCATAATATTGATAGTGCTTCTGAACTTGCCAACATAAGTGAGCAAGAGATGAAAACAGTTGAGAACCTAGAGCAGCAGCGTATGGAATtgcatgaagaaaatgaaaagctgATGGGTTTGTATGAGATAGCTATGCATGAGAGGGATGAACTGAGAAGAAGGCTTTCTTCTTATGAACAGAACAGAGTTGAATCTAGAGGAGAACGTCATTGCCCAGAAAAACACGTGGAAGTTGATGGAGAGAAATGTCTTCAGTCTTGCGCTCCTCCTATTTACCCTGGTACAAAAGTTTCAATGGAGGAAATCCGTGCCCGTTTATTGAATGCGGAGCAAGCTTTTGTTGACTTTGATGAAGTTTTGAGAGAAATTGAAGCAACAGAAGAAGGGCTTCAGCTAAAGCAGGAAGAGTTTAGATCCCTTGAGCTACTTTCTTCTGAAATGCAAGATAAAAAAGCTCTTGCAGATAAGAAGTTATCGGCACTGAGATATTCTCTATCGAATTTTTCTTCATCGGTCGCTTACTTTGAACAGCGAGAAGTTAGAGCAAAGGCAAGGGTAAATGCTTCAGTGTCTTATTttaggaaaaagaaagaggagttGGCTCGTCTTCAAGTTTGCAAAGCAGACACTGAGGCTAACCTGGGAAGGATCCAACAATCTGAAATTGAATTGAGAAACATCCTAGCTGTTTTGAAATCCAAACTCGAGGAGAAGAATCAGAGACAGGAGAGTGAAAAGGTTCTTTTTGCCATTGATAACGTCGAGAAAGTAGACACCTCACAGAGAAATTGGCAATTAGGTGGGAAAGCTACAGAGTTACTGAAGTCCGAGGAAGAGAAAACCAGGCTACAAAGTGAGATGAAGGTGTCCCGAGAAAAGCTTGGTCTTGTAAAAAGAGAATTTGAGGATTTGAGTAAAGGATTGGATAAGATAGAGAGTGAAATACTAGCTGTTCAGATTGATGTACAAAAAGGATCAAAATCCGTGGAGGAAATGGAACTTGCACTTCAAACTGTAATCCATGAGAAGGAAACTCTCCTAGAAATCACCGAGAATGGAATGTCTGAAATTCAGAGTATGATTCTTGAATACCAGCAATGTGTCTTTGATACAGATCTCAAGGAGGCAGAGTTGAAGACGCTGGAAGAAGAATTACAGCTGGAGTTCAGAAGAATCGAAGAGTTAAGAAAAGTGCGGGCAGCTGCTTCTGAGAAGATGACCAGGCTGTTGCAAAACACGAGCTCCCATTCTTGCTTCGCTGAAATGATGGAAGACTAG